In one window of Maribacter sp. BPC-D8 DNA:
- the gmd gene encoding GDP-mannose 4,6-dehydratase, translating into MKVALITGVTGQDGAYLSEFLLKKGYQVHGLKRRASMFNTDRIDHLYQDPHIENRNFVLHYGDMTDSTNLIRLIQEIQPDEIYNLAAMSHVQVSFEVPEYTGNADGLGTLRILDAVRLLGLEKKTRIYQASTSELYGKVQEVPQSETTPFYPRSPYAVAKMYAFWITVNYREAYDMFACNGILFNHESPIRGETFVTRKITRAAARIGLGLQDKVYLGNLDAQRDWGHAKDYVRMMWMILQAEEAEDWVIATGKTTPVREFVRMAFAEMGIELEFKGEGVEEKGYIKSCSNPDIQVEIGKEILAVDPKYFRPTEVELLIGDATKANTKLGWIPEYDLQGLVKDMMTNDLKLMQKDQYLKKGGYVTYNYFE; encoded by the coding sequence ATGAAAGTAGCATTAATCACTGGAGTCACAGGTCAAGACGGCGCTTATTTAAGCGAATTTTTATTAAAAAAAGGATATCAAGTACACGGTCTTAAAAGAAGAGCGTCTATGTTCAATACGGACAGAATTGATCATCTTTATCAAGACCCACATATTGAGAACAGAAATTTTGTACTTCATTATGGTGATATGACAGACAGTACTAATCTTATTAGATTAATACAAGAAATTCAGCCAGATGAGATTTACAACTTAGCGGCTATGAGCCACGTTCAGGTCTCATTCGAAGTTCCAGAATATACTGGTAATGCAGATGGTTTGGGTACACTTAGAATTTTAGATGCCGTACGTTTATTAGGTTTAGAGAAAAAGACTAGAATTTACCAAGCATCCACTTCAGAATTATACGGTAAAGTGCAAGAGGTGCCTCAATCAGAGACTACTCCGTTTTACCCACGTAGCCCTTATGCAGTTGCAAAAATGTATGCATTCTGGATTACAGTAAACTATAGAGAGGCTTACGACATGTTCGCATGTAATGGTATTCTTTTTAACCATGAATCGCCTATTAGAGGAGAAACTTTTGTTACTAGAAAAATAACAAGAGCAGCTGCAAGAATTGGTTTAGGCTTACAAGATAAAGTATACCTAGGTAATTTAGATGCACAACGAGATTGGGGTCATGCTAAAGATTATGTTCGCATGATGTGGATGATTCTTCAAGCTGAAGAGGCAGAAGATTGGGTAATTGCAACTGGTAAAACTACTCCTGTTCGTGAATTCGTAAGAATGGCGTTTGCAGAAATGGGTATTGAACTAGAGTTTAAAGGTGAAGGTGTTGAAGAGAAAGGATATATTAAATCATGTTCTAACCCAGATATACAAGTTGAAATCGGAAAAGAAATTCTTGCTGTTGACCCTAAATACTTTAGACCAACAGAGGTTGAATTATTAATTGGTGATGCAACAAAAGCAAATACTAAATTAGGCTGGATCCCTGAATATGACTTACAAGGTTTGGTAAAAGACATGATGACAAATGATTTAAAATTGATGCAAAAAGATCAATATTTGAAAAAAGGTGGTTATGTAACCTATAATTATTTTGAATAA